The Pseudoalteromonas sp. N1230-9 genome segment ATCAGGATGTTCAAGCTTCGACTCGAACCATTCACTGTTTCTAGGTACTTTATCTTTATTAAACTCATACCAACATAAAAACCGTGTTATTTGATCAACAAACTTTAAAAAAACCTTACCTGATAGATGCCTTTCTGAAGATGACAATGTAGCTAATGCGTCTATGGACTCTAACCAAGATTGTACTTTGCTTTGTTCATGCTTTTGAAACTCAGGTACTTTCCAGTTATTGTTTCCAGGTATTACATTTTTTACAGACTTGTGAATGTTTTTAAAGATTTCAGTTGAAAGCTCGGTTGGCTCGAATAAAGATAAAACTCGCACTCCAAGTTGGTAGAAAGCAAATACAGCAAAACCTGCTAAAACGGTGATAATAGGAACATTGATAGGATTTACTCTATACCCTAAAACATATTGGGTTAGGAAAAGAATCCCTAAGAATGTAAAAAATACTAAATATCTTAGATAGTTTTTGCCTATACTTTCATTGAATAATAATTGACGCAAGCTCTGAGGTAGCTTTGTGTAGATTGCACCACTAATACTAGTAATAGCGGTGTAATACAAACCAATAAAAAGGCCACTAATACTTGTAACTGTTGCCACTAAAGTTGAGTAATCAGTATCTTTTAAAACTATCCATCCGTTATTGACAAACAATGGTCTTAAAGGTGCTTCTAAACTTTGTGTTAAGAGTGCAATTGATATTGGTAAAACGAAATAAGGTAAGGAGTTTTTAAACATGTTAAAAATAAAAGCAAGCATGCTGGAAAACTTTACTGCAAACTCCTTTAATAGATAATATCCCTTCGCAACTTCGAATTTTATTAATTTATACAGCCTTTGAATTTTCCAAAATAATTTATATTGAGAAAATTTCTGCTTCAACTCAATAATCATGAAGCAATTCCATTCGTTAAAATATGTTTAATCATATCCTACCTCTGAACCACATGAATTACAGTAAACAAAACATGCCTTACTTCTAAATTTAGTCAAATCATCATTTCCGCATGCGCATTTTATTTGTATGCCTTTAGCCTTTAACTTTGACATCAAGCCAGGTTGAATAATTCTTGGCTGTATATATTTATCTGCAACAGATGCATAAGAAGAGTTACCGCTTAATCTACTTTTCCTTTTTTCATTTAACCTTTTTCTGTAATCTGCGTTCTCTTGCTGGCGCAGTTTATATATCTGATCTGCTTCGTTTTTTGCATCAGTTTCTGACTGCTGAACATCGAAATAGGTAAGGTTGTTCTCGTTAAAGTGTAAGTCGTTCAAACTCACTAATTTTGATTGCTCTGAACTGACAACTTGTACCTGAAAGCCTAAATCATCGATTCCGTATTGTGTATAAAAACACTTAAAAAACAGCTTGCTTTGATCTCGGCTAGTGATTTTTGATTCAAGGTCAAATACGTAAAGGTTTTCGTTAGAGTTATAAAATATGTCTTTTCGGGTGAAGTTGTTTTTGTCTTGTAGAAATAGCCAAAGGACTGTAGCACCTTGTTCTTTAAAAAATCGATCTCTCGCAACAATAACATCTAGTGGTACTTGGTCTAACACTAACTCAATAGCTATATCCATGTTGTGCGTGTTAGAGTAAAAACTTATATCTGGTCTTCGCCATGCTTTAGCTAGTCCCGTCTGAAACTGCTCTCGATAAGTTTGTTCTACTTGAATATTTTCATACTCAAATTCGCTTTTAAGCAAATTTGATATAGTCGCTTTATAGTCTTTATGTTTTTTACTTTCTTTTATTCCATTGTAACTAATTGCCTTTAGTTCACTATCGGTGAGGCTTGTTGTGCTTTTCACAGGACAATCTTCTGAACCGATAGGGTGTTTAAAATGATGTTTTTGCGATGAAGTACCGGCAAGTATTAAAGGCTGAAAACATGTAGCACATAGTATACTTCCAAGCCCTTCTGGCTCTCTTAGAAAGCGTCTAAGCTTAAATAGACCTGCTTCATCTATAGATAGAATTTCATTAGAGGAATAACTTTTACCCTCGACAGGTAAAAAAACTTTAGAGACTGTAGACATAAACTAACTTATTAATTCCATTTAAAATATTCACTCTCAGTAATCTATCCCTTAAAACTTACAGTAGCAAGCATTAGCGTTGGATAGACAAGTCTAAACCATGAGCTAAACTAAAAATAAACCACTCTTAGGGAAATAATATGAGTATTAAACCAGGTCCAAAACCTAAAGCTGACTCTACAGGTAAAACTGATAAGCGAAGACGTGTTACCCCAGAGAATAAAAGTAAACATCCTAGCCTTAAAAAACACGATCACAAAAAGGGTGAATAAGATTAAAATTATTATTCGGCTTTAGAACAAAAGACCCCAGCGTTTGCTGGAGGTCTTTTTATTTAGCCTCTGCCTTTTCGGCAGTTAAAAGTCACAAGATGTGGTTGTTTACTTCCTGGCCTAACTTCAGCTGCCTACTCGGCAGTTCACAATTCGCTTAGGACTTATACCCATAGCTTTACATTTTCAGCTACCTACTCGGCAGTTCACACAGTAACCCGAAGAGAAGTAAAGTCAGGTCAATTTCCAGCTACCTATTCGGCAGTTCACTATTAAAAATAGTTTAAATTTCTATAAATACCAAACCGTTAAATGAATTTAAATTATTTACCCTTACCTTAATAAACCTGATAACTCATTGAAAATTACAGGGTGTTTTAAAACTATTAAAAAAGGGTATTCAAAGAGGGAACTGTACCTTGAAATGTTTGATTTGTAGCAAAACCATAATTGTTAAACTGATTTTTTAAGGATTCAGCTTTTTCAATTTTTTGTATGTGAAGTATAAAATTTTCCCCGTTGCCTTTGCTTGATACGGGTATTGAATGAAAGTGGCCTATGTCTTTTGCCTCAAATTTATATTCAGGATTATAAACCTCACCTCTGGCTTCAGCTCTTTTTTTAGCGCGTTTTAACCGCCTTTGCTTTTCGCCAACAAAAGCTTTAGCTACTGATTGGTTGCGAATAAACATAACCTCATTTTGCTCTGTTGGTACATCAAGTATTTTTGATAAATAAAACAACTTGTCATGAGCCATCATCTCAAAATAGCTTTGCTGAGATAGATTAGTTAATTGCTTTTTATCTGTTGATACAAACGCTATTTGATTGCCTATCGTTTGCTCATTCCATTTAGGAAAACACACACCAATATTACTTATTTCACGTGAACTCATAAACCCATGCAACATGCCAATACAACGCCCAGCAAGAAGACTTACATCACAATTTTTGGGTAAATAAGTAATGGTAAAATAATAGCGCTTCAAGCTTTACTCCTTTGGAACAAGCCACCTTTAATCAGCACTGCCGCAATAAAATGGATTGCGTCTGATTCATCACTTTGCCCTAAACCATGCTTTTCCATGTGCTTAATATGCAAAGCAATACGCGGGAGTAATGAATAAAAGTCTGAATGGGTCTTAGGTGTCCTGTGTGCAACTAATATTTGCTTATCTGCGCCATACTCATGAGTGCGTATAGGTTTGTAGCCTCCCTCATACCAATCATCAATAGTTTGAATCGCAGCCCCTACTTTTTGTGAGTTTAAACTTGCTGCTTTTTTATCGCCTACTTGAGTGTATGCAAGTTGTTTAGATGACATGCCCTGTTCAACAGTATCTACAAACTTTTGACTTGGGTGAACCTCTTGGCTAAATGCATTTTTAATTTTTGCGGTTATATCTAAATAACAGTAGCTTTGAGGGTTACTAAGCCCTTCTTGAATAGCTTCTGATAATGTTATTAGCGCTGTTTGATTATTTTGCCAATTGCCCTGCCACTTTAGCTTTTGTATACCTTCAACAACAATCGGGGCTGCATGTTCAGTAAGCACTTCTATATCAACATTCGGTGATTGACGGTTACGCCAAAGCCAGTTTCCCATCAGTATATTTTTAGCGTAACGGGTAGCAACTTCATTAAGGCCATTGTGCTTTTTATAGGTTTCAAAAAAACGTTTTAACCAATAAATAACTTTAGGATCATCACAAACATGAGGCTCAATACTATTGGCCTCAACCCTGAGTGAAAAACGACAAAATAGCTCTTTTACTGTTGGAGGCACGTAGCACACATCAATTGTTTGAGGGTTTCCAAAAGCAAGATCTTGTGGCGCTAAATTTTTAGCCACATTTTGCTTTTGATAGGCATCGCCAAATCCTGATTTTTGCCCAACTAATTTATTTTGTTCTATTTGTAGCGGTTCAAAATCAGACTCTGGTGTTTTATAAAAAAACACTGCTTTGCTGGGTGAAAGCGAACGCGAGTAACTTAAGTGCCGAGGTAATTGCATTATTCATACTCAAACTTAGACTTTTTCATAAGCATAGACTCTTTTTGAACATCCATAACCCAAAATGCGTCATGAAAGAACTGCTTAGCCCCTGCATACTTAACTGACGTATTGCTAACACACTCTAACAACCCAATTACGGGCTCAGCATAACAATGGTTCTCATGTAATGCTCCACCTCGCTTTACGGGTTCTTCAAGCGCAGCAAAGCCAATTGCAGCGGGTCTTAGATTAAAGTTATCGTTAAGGGCATCAATTAATTGTTCAAAACTTTTAACTACTTTTTTTGAAGGATATAACCAACTGCCATTTGACGATTTTGCTTTAAGTTTTTTAAACAGCTCACTCGGTTTAGTATGCACATGACACCAATCTATATTTTGGTATAACGAAGGTGGATGCATAATTCCACCTGCAAATGAAGATGGTAGTGCGGGCTTTAAAAGTTGACTGTTTAATTTATTAAGCATCTCAATATTTGGTACAAAAAGTCTAAAGACTAAATCGAGTGTTATATCGCATTTAGGTTTATCGATAATTCCTGATCTTATTACATGACTACGCCCTGCAACTTGTTTTAACTTGCTTGGCTCAGGTAATGGTTTACCTGTATGTAATTGATAGTTTTCAATGTAAATGGCACTACCAATACACTTAATTGAAGGGTCTATAAAATTTTTTAGCTTACGCTCAAAGTTATGAGCAAGCCCATTTAAAGCAGTAAGTGACGGCATACCTTGAATATACGAGTTAGCCATTGCCTCGGCATCAAACACTCGCATATCTTGGCAATGTACATACACTATTTGCTCATCATTTAATGTTTCTTCAGTTGCACACTGAGTAAACACATAGTTTAACTGCGTTTTAAACAGCCCCATTAAATTAGGGTGATATGCAAAGCGTTTGAGCTTACTTAAATTACCAAGGCTTTCATTTAGTATGTTACTAAATTGGCTAATACAGTTAGTAATACTCTGATCTAAATAATGCTTTGCCCAATCAGGGTAAGATTGCTCTCGAGCGTTATTTTTAGCTTCAAGAATGTTATCAAGCCATAACTGCAAACTAACACGGACTTGCCTAATAGCCGCTACTCGCGCTAATCGTTTTTGCCTCAATGTATTAAACTGCTTAATGTCTACCAATACC includes the following:
- a CDS encoding competence protein CoiA; translated protein: MSTVSKVFLPVEGKSYSSNEILSIDEAGLFKLRRFLREPEGLGSILCATCFQPLILAGTSSQKHHFKHPIGSEDCPVKSTTSLTDSELKAISYNGIKESKKHKDYKATISNLLKSEFEYENIQVEQTYREQFQTGLAKAWRRPDISFYSNTHNMDIAIELVLDQVPLDVIVARDRFFKEQGATVLWLFLQDKNNFTRKDIFYNSNENLYVFDLESKITSRDQSKLFFKCFYTQYGIDDLGFQVQVVSSEQSKLVSLNDLHFNENNLTYFDVQQSETDAKNEADQIYKLRQQENADYRKRLNEKRKSRLSGNSSYASVADKYIQPRIIQPGLMSKLKAKGIQIKCACGNDDLTKFRSKACFVYCNSCGSEVGYD
- the cas6f gene encoding type I-F CRISPR-associated endoribonuclease Cas6/Csy4, encoding MKRYYFTITYLPKNCDVSLLAGRCIGMLHGFMSSREISNIGVCFPKWNEQTIGNQIAFVSTDKKQLTNLSQQSYFEMMAHDKLFYLSKILDVPTEQNEVMFIRNQSVAKAFVGEKQRRLKRAKKRAEARGEVYNPEYKFEAKDIGHFHSIPVSSKGNGENFILHIQKIEKAESLKNQFNNYGFATNQTFQGTVPSLNTLF
- the csy3 gene encoding type I-F CRISPR-associated protein Csy3, translating into MQLPRHLSYSRSLSPSKAVFFYKTPESDFEPLQIEQNKLVGQKSGFGDAYQKQNVAKNLAPQDLAFGNPQTIDVCYVPPTVKELFCRFSLRVEANSIEPHVCDDPKVIYWLKRFFETYKKHNGLNEVATRYAKNILMGNWLWRNRQSPNVDIEVLTEHAAPIVVEGIQKLKWQGNWQNNQTALITLSEAIQEGLSNPQSYCYLDITAKIKNAFSQEVHPSQKFVDTVEQGMSSKQLAYTQVGDKKAASLNSQKVGAAIQTIDDWYEGGYKPIRTHEYGADKQILVAHRTPKTHSDFYSLLPRIALHIKHMEKHGLGQSDESDAIHFIAAVLIKGGLFQRSKA
- a CDS encoding type I-F CRISPR-associated protein Csy2, coding for MNLQDAFAIESLKEQTTALRKLFAPYTPCIAVDGFEEQALTVLINLVYKQSEIDDLTSLRAAKSVLRDEVLLSKCINEVKWFHTHNLKYPDIRVSHQRLISMVVSEDIAGICSRSLPLSFGWSHNSAEINHAKLFLTLFIWQGKVTCLAKLLITEEPVWIDFIRAYGFTKKAVLDIAGKIKHQLPVAELPLEVSSFSLQLQMPYLQSYLAVTPVVSHAMLAKIQQLTTERKLNSGLVEHSRPANVGDLASSVGGNLRVLRYFPKTYSKAINRSKVANNDIEKAFKVRALLSSQFQQALLVLVDIKQFNTLRQKRLARVAAIRQVRVSLQLWLDNILEAKNNAREQSYPDWAKHYLDQSITNCISQFSNILNESLGNLSKLKRFAYHPNLMGLFKTQLNYVFTQCATEETLNDEQIVYVHCQDMRVFDAEAMANSYIQGMPSLTALNGLAHNFERKLKNFIDPSIKCIGSAIYIENYQLHTGKPLPEPSKLKQVAGRSHVIRSGIIDKPKCDITLDLVFRLFVPNIEMLNKLNSQLLKPALPSSFAGGIMHPPSLYQNIDWCHVHTKPSELFKKLKAKSSNGSWLYPSKKVVKSFEQLIDALNDNFNLRPAAIGFAALEEPVKRGGALHENHCYAEPVIGLLECVSNTSVKYAGAKQFFHDAFWVMDVQKESMLMKKSKFEYE